In the genome of Streptomyces collinus, one region contains:
- a CDS encoding potassium/proton antiporter, whose product MRAGQGRIQPLTVHHLNQLLLVCSLVLLVAVAAVRISSRSGLPSLLVYLGIGVAMGQDGVGDIHFDNAELTQVIGYAALVVILAEGGLGTKWKEIKPALPAATALALAGVAVSVGVTASAAHYLIGLEWRQALIIGAVVSSTDAAAVFSVLRKIPLPARVTGTLEAESGFNDAPVVILVVSLSTAGPVEHWYSLLGVILLELAIGAAIGLAVGWLGSWGLRHVALPASGLYPIAVMAIAVVAYAAGALAHGSGFLAVYLAAMVMGNARLPHWPATRGFADGLGWMAQIGMFVLLGLLVTPHELGDDIVPALVIGLVLTMVARPLSVVLCLSPFRVPWQEQALMSWAGLRGAVPIILATIPMVQGVDASRRIFNIVFVLVVVYTLVQGPTLPWLGRKLHLGDGSEAADLGIESAPLERLRGHLLSVAIPGESKMHGVEVAELRLPHGAAVTLIVRGGESFVPLPTTILQRGDELLVVATDPVRDATESRLRAVGHGGKLAGWLGTDGATR is encoded by the coding sequence GTGCGTGCGGGCCAGGGAAGGATTCAGCCGCTGACTGTTCACCACCTCAACCAGCTCCTGCTCGTCTGCTCGCTCGTCCTGCTCGTTGCCGTCGCAGCGGTACGGATCTCCTCGCGCAGCGGGCTCCCCAGCCTGCTCGTGTACCTGGGGATCGGCGTCGCCATGGGCCAGGACGGCGTGGGCGACATCCACTTCGACAACGCCGAACTGACCCAGGTCATCGGATACGCGGCCCTGGTCGTGATCCTGGCCGAGGGTGGTCTGGGCACGAAGTGGAAGGAGATCAAACCGGCCCTGCCCGCCGCCACGGCACTGGCGCTGGCCGGTGTCGCGGTGAGCGTCGGGGTGACGGCTTCGGCCGCGCACTATCTGATCGGGCTGGAGTGGCGGCAGGCGCTCATCATCGGGGCGGTCGTCTCCTCGACGGACGCGGCGGCCGTGTTCTCCGTGCTGCGCAAGATCCCCCTGCCCGCGCGCGTGACGGGCACGCTGGAGGCGGAGTCGGGCTTCAACGACGCCCCGGTGGTCATCCTCGTGGTGTCCCTGTCCACGGCAGGGCCGGTCGAGCACTGGTACTCGCTGCTGGGCGTGATCCTGCTGGAGCTGGCCATCGGCGCGGCCATCGGTCTCGCGGTGGGCTGGCTGGGCTCCTGGGGGCTCAGGCACGTGGCGCTGCCCGCGTCCGGCCTCTACCCGATCGCCGTCATGGCGATCGCCGTGGTGGCGTACGCGGCGGGCGCGCTGGCCCACGGCAGCGGCTTCCTCGCGGTGTACCTCGCCGCGATGGTGATGGGCAACGCGCGACTGCCGCACTGGCCGGCCACCCGCGGGTTCGCCGACGGACTCGGCTGGATGGCCCAGATCGGCATGTTCGTCCTGCTCGGCCTGCTGGTCACGCCGCACGAGCTGGGCGACGACATCGTGCCCGCGCTGGTCATCGGGCTGGTGCTGACCATGGTGGCGCGACCGCTCAGCGTGGTGCTCTGCCTGTCGCCGTTCCGGGTGCCGTGGCAGGAGCAGGCCCTGATGTCCTGGGCGGGGCTGCGCGGGGCCGTGCCCATCATCCTGGCGACCATCCCCATGGTCCAGGGCGTCGACGCCAGCCGGCGGATCTTCAACATCGTCTTCGTGCTGGTCGTCGTCTACACCCTGGTCCAGGGCCCGACGCTGCCCTGGCTGGGCCGCAAGCTGCACCTGGGGGACGGTTCGGAGGCCGCCGACCTCGGCATCGAGTCCGCCCCGCTGGAGCGGCTGCGCGGCCATCTGCTGTCCGTGGCGATCCCCGGCGAATCCAAGATGCACGGGGTGGAGGTGGCCGAGCTGCGGCTGCCGCACGGCGCGGCCGTGACGCTCATCGTGCGCGGAGGTGAATCGTTCGTCCCGCTGCCGACGACGATATTGCAGCGCGGAGACGAGCTCCTCGTGGTCGCCACGGACCCCGTCCGGGACGCGACCGAGAGCCGACTGCGGGCCGTGGGGCACGGCGGCAAGCTCGCCGGCTGGCTGGGCACGGACGGGGCGACCCGTTGA
- a CDS encoding MFS transporter: MVSTVTSKASENPTASARPGYGRLLRTRGAWTFLLPGFAARQPFAMLTISIVLLVQHTTGSYGAAGAAAAVTGVSMALFAPYSGRLADRYGQRAVLVPGVLLHAVSGLTLTALALLDAPLWAVFAAAVPTGASVPQVGPMVRARWGVKLKDSPLMTTAAAFESVTDELTFVVGPLLATALCTAVDPAAGLVTEATLTLVGGLLFAAQKGTQPSVATGGHARVEHASALRVPGVRVLIVTFLGIGTVFGGMQVSLAAFTESIGEPGLNGVLYGVFAAGNMLSGVVCGAIAWKAAPQRRLVIGYAALALAASGLWAAHSVPVLAGLGLLVGMCIAPALITGYTLVDSLVPAGARTEAFTWLTGAVALGQAAAVTVAGQLEDRFWSGAGFLVPTGGTVLALATLLALRSRLAARAGGRTVARGVGHRVPVAVD; this comes from the coding sequence GTGGTGTCCACGGTCACCTCGAAGGCGTCGGAGAACCCGACGGCTTCCGCCCGCCCGGGATACGGCCGGCTGCTGCGCACCCGCGGCGCCTGGACGTTCCTGCTCCCCGGCTTCGCGGCACGCCAGCCGTTCGCGATGCTGACCATCTCCATCGTGCTGCTGGTACAGCACACCACCGGCTCCTACGGAGCGGCGGGCGCCGCCGCGGCCGTCACCGGTGTCTCCATGGCCCTGTTCGCGCCCTACAGCGGCCGTCTCGCCGACCGCTACGGACAGCGCGCCGTGCTGGTCCCCGGAGTGCTGCTGCACGCGGTGTCCGGTCTGACGCTGACCGCGCTCGCGCTGCTGGACGCTCCCCTGTGGGCGGTGTTCGCGGCGGCCGTCCCGACCGGCGCCTCGGTGCCGCAGGTCGGCCCGATGGTGCGGGCCCGCTGGGGCGTGAAGCTCAAGGACTCGCCGCTGATGACCACCGCGGCGGCCTTCGAGTCCGTCACGGACGAACTGACCTTCGTGGTCGGACCGCTGCTGGCCACCGCCCTGTGCACGGCCGTCGACCCGGCCGCCGGACTGGTCACGGAAGCCACGCTGACCCTGGTCGGAGGCCTGCTGTTCGCCGCGCAGAAGGGCACGCAGCCCTCCGTCGCCACCGGCGGGCACGCGCGCGTGGAGCACGCTTCGGCGCTGCGCGTCCCCGGGGTGCGGGTACTGATCGTGACCTTCCTGGGCATCGGCACGGTCTTCGGCGGCATGCAGGTCTCCCTGGCCGCGTTCACCGAGTCGATCGGCGAACCGGGCCTGAACGGCGTCCTCTACGGCGTCTTCGCCGCGGGCAACATGCTCTCCGGCGTGGTCTGCGGCGCGATCGCCTGGAAGGCGGCCCCGCAGCGGCGCCTGGTCATCGGCTACGCGGCGCTCGCCCTGGCCGCGTCCGGCCTGTGGGCCGCCCACTCCGTGCCGGTCCTCGCCGGCCTGGGTCTGCTGGTCGGCATGTGCATCGCGCCCGCCCTGATCACCGGCTACACCTTGGTCGACAGCCTGGTCCCGGCCGGTGCCCGCACCGAGGCCTTCACCTGGCTGACCGGAGCGGTGGCGCTCGGCCAGGCCGCCGCCGTCACCGTCGCCGGACAGCTGGAGGACCGCTTCTGGTCGGGCGCCGGTTTCCTGGTGCCGACGGGCGGCACGGTCCTGGCCCTGGCGACCCTCCTGGCCCTGCGCTCCCGGCTGGCGGCGCGGGCGGGCGGCCGGACCGTCGCACGTGGCGTGGGTCACCGCGTGCCGGTGGCAGTGGACTGA
- a CDS encoding FmdB family zinc ribbon protein: MPTYQYQCTECGEGLEAVQKFTDDALTECPDCKGRLKKVFSAVGIVFKGSGFYRNDSRGSSSSSSPAAKSSSTSSSGSSSSDSGSSSSGSSSTSSTSSSSSSTTAA; encoded by the coding sequence GTGCCGACCTACCAGTACCAGTGCACCGAGTGCGGCGAAGGCCTCGAGGCGGTGCAGAAGTTCACCGACGACGCCCTCACCGAGTGCCCCGACTGCAAGGGCCGCCTGAAGAAGGTGTTCTCGGCGGTCGGCATCGTCTTCAAGGGCTCCGGCTTCTACCGGAACGACAGCCGCGGCTCCTCGTCGAGCAGCTCCCCGGCCGCGAAGTCGTCGAGCACCTCGTCCTCGGGCTCGTCGTCCTCCGACTCCGGCTCGTCGAGCTCCGGCTCGAGCTCGACATCGAGCACCAGCAGCTCCTCCAGCAGCACCACCGCCGCGTAA
- a CDS encoding S-methyl-5'-thioadenosine phosphorylase has translation MANKANVTDQEGAGIGVIGGSGFYSFLDDVTEIQVDTPYGPPSDSLYLGDVAGRRVAFLPRHGRGHHLPPHRINYRANLWALRSVGVRQVLAPCAVGGLRPEYGPGTLLVPDQLVDRTKSRTGTYFDGLPLPDGSVPNVVHVSLADPYCPAGRAVALKAARGRDWEPVDGGTLVVVEGPRFSTRAESLWHQAQGWSVVGMTGHPEAALARELELCYTSLTLVTDLDAGAETGEGVSHDEVLRVFAANVDRLRGVLFDAVAGLPAEAERDCLCVSALGGMDPGFVLP, from the coding sequence ATGGCGAACAAGGCGAACGTGACGGACCAGGAAGGCGCCGGGATCGGCGTCATCGGCGGCTCGGGGTTCTACTCCTTCCTCGACGACGTGACCGAGATCCAGGTCGACACCCCGTACGGGCCGCCCAGCGACTCCCTCTACCTCGGTGACGTCGCCGGCCGGCGGGTCGCCTTCCTGCCGCGGCACGGCCGGGGCCACCACCTGCCGCCGCACCGGATCAACTACCGGGCCAACCTGTGGGCCCTGCGCTCGGTCGGCGTGCGCCAGGTCCTGGCCCCGTGCGCCGTGGGCGGACTGCGCCCCGAGTACGGGCCGGGCACGCTGCTCGTGCCGGACCAGCTGGTCGACCGCACCAAGTCCCGCACGGGCACCTACTTCGACGGGCTGCCCCTGCCCGACGGCTCCGTGCCGAACGTGGTGCACGTGTCGCTGGCCGACCCCTACTGCCCCGCGGGGCGGGCCGTCGCACTGAAGGCGGCACGCGGCCGGGACTGGGAGCCGGTGGACGGCGGCACGCTGGTCGTGGTCGAGGGGCCGCGCTTCTCGACCCGTGCGGAGTCGCTGTGGCACCAGGCGCAGGGCTGGTCGGTGGTGGGCATGACCGGCCACCCCGAGGCGGCGCTCGCCCGGGAGCTGGAGCTCTGCTACACGTCGCTGACCCTGGTCACCGACCTCGACGCGGGCGCCGAGACGGGCGAGGGCGTCTCGCACGACGAGGTGCTGCGGGTGTTCGCGGCGAATGTGGACCGGCTGCGGGGGGTGCTGTTCGACGCGGTGGCCGGGCTGCCCGCGGAGGCTGAGCGGGACTGTTTGTGTGTGAGTGCGCTGGGTGGTATGGATCCGGGGTTTGTGCTGCCGTAG
- the mscL gene encoding large conductance mechanosensitive channel protein MscL produces MSEKKEPSVLEGFRAFLMRGNVVDLAVAVVIGAAFTNIVNAVVKGIINPVVGAIGTKNLDHYSSCLSSTCEGEQGIQILWGSVLGAALSFVITAAVVYFLMVLPMAKYLARQEARRKAKEDTQEVLEVTELEVLKEIRDALVAQRGSGQDRE; encoded by the coding sequence GTGAGCGAGAAGAAGGAGCCGAGTGTCTTGGAGGGCTTCCGGGCCTTCCTGATGCGCGGGAACGTCGTCGATCTGGCGGTGGCGGTGGTGATCGGTGCCGCCTTCACCAACATCGTCAACGCCGTGGTGAAGGGGATCATCAACCCGGTCGTCGGCGCCATCGGTACCAAGAACCTCGACCACTACAGCTCATGCCTGAGCTCGACCTGCGAGGGCGAGCAGGGCATCCAGATCCTGTGGGGTTCCGTCCTCGGTGCCGCCCTGAGCTTCGTGATCACCGCGGCGGTCGTCTACTTCCTGATGGTCCTGCCCATGGCGAAGTACCTCGCCCGGCAGGAGGCCCGCCGGAAGGCGAAGGAGGACACGCAGGAGGTCCTCGAGGTCACCGAGCTGGAGGTCCTGAAGGAGATCCGGGACGCCCTGGTCGCCCAGCGCGGCTCGGGGCAGGACCGGGAGTAG
- a CDS encoding low temperature requirement protein A translates to MTSSPTPPPVPSRAHGSRGALRRLRARGRDEAHRTASPLELFFDLCFVVAVAQAGIELVHSVAEGHAGQGILDYAMVFFALWWAWMNFTWFASAYDNDDVLYRVVTLVQIAGVLVLAAGVSRAFEDHEYLVVWLGYAIMRVAMAAQWLRAARAAEGPERTTALRYAGGVLACQVGWLGLLFLPEGARPWWFLVMALLEMCVPLFAERDHSTSWHPRHIAERYGLFTIIVLGETIAAATIAVKSGIDENDALGELLPIAAGGLLVIFAAWWIYFVVPIHGHLRTNRQAFLWGYGHYLVFASAAAIGAGLEVAVEQTVGEAHVSTLAASAAVTLPTALYLLTVWALHSRHFKRGITQQLVLPTTALLVICCTFLGHWAVFAAGVVCALSVAAGETLATRRTARESGPATRTG, encoded by the coding sequence ATGACGTCCAGCCCCACTCCCCCGCCCGTCCCCTCGCGCGCGCACGGCAGCAGGGGAGCGCTGCGCAGGCTTCGGGCCCGTGGCCGCGACGAGGCGCACCGGACGGCCTCGCCGCTGGAGCTCTTCTTCGACCTGTGCTTCGTCGTGGCCGTCGCCCAGGCGGGCATCGAGCTGGTGCACTCCGTCGCCGAGGGGCACGCGGGCCAAGGCATCCTCGACTACGCGATGGTGTTCTTCGCCCTGTGGTGGGCGTGGATGAACTTCACCTGGTTCGCCTCGGCGTACGACAACGACGACGTCCTCTACCGGGTCGTCACGCTGGTGCAGATCGCCGGTGTGCTGGTCCTCGCGGCGGGAGTCTCGCGGGCGTTCGAGGACCACGAGTACCTCGTGGTCTGGCTCGGGTACGCGATCATGCGGGTGGCCATGGCGGCGCAGTGGCTGCGGGCGGCCCGCGCCGCCGAGGGCCCGGAGCGCACGACGGCCCTGCGTTACGCCGGCGGCGTGCTGGCGTGCCAGGTCGGCTGGCTGGGGCTGCTGTTCCTGCCCGAGGGGGCCCGGCCCTGGTGGTTCCTGGTGATGGCGCTGCTGGAGATGTGCGTGCCACTCTTCGCGGAGAGGGACCACTCCACGTCCTGGCATCCCCGTCACATCGCGGAGCGGTACGGGCTGTTCACCATCATCGTGCTCGGCGAGACGATCGCGGCGGCCACGATCGCGGTGAAGTCCGGCATCGACGAGAACGACGCGCTGGGCGAGCTCCTCCCCATCGCGGCGGGCGGGCTGCTGGTCATCTTCGCCGCGTGGTGGATCTACTTCGTGGTGCCCATCCACGGCCATCTGCGGACCAACCGCCAGGCGTTCCTGTGGGGCTACGGCCACTACCTGGTCTTCGCCTCGGCGGCGGCGATCGGGGCCGGGCTGGAGGTGGCGGTGGAGCAGACGGTCGGGGAGGCGCACGTCTCCACGCTGGCGGCGTCGGCCGCGGTGACGCTGCCGACGGCCCTGTACCTGCTCACGGTGTGGGCCCTGCACTCGCGCCACTTCAAACGGGGCATCACCCAGCAGCTGGTGCTGCCGACGACGGCCCTGCTGGTGATCTGCTGCACGTTCCTGGGGCACTGGGCGGTGTTCGCGGCGGGAGTGGTCTGCGCCCTGTCGGTGGCGGCCGGAGAGACCCTGGCCACGCGCCGGACCGCGCGGGAGAGCGGGCCGGCGACGCGGACCGGGTGA
- a CDS encoding P1 family peptidase, with product MTVDALTDVTGLRVGHATRTGDGWLTGTTVVLAPEGGAVAAVDVRGGGPGTKETDALDPRNVVRKVEAVVLTGGSAYGLDAASGVMAWLEERGRGIRVGPEAGQVVPVVPAACVFDLGRGGDFRARPDAATGRAAVEAAAASELGAPVPQGCVGAGTGAVAGVVKGGIGSASTVLGSGITVASLVVANAAGSAVDPETGVLYGELFEGRVEYPAEEVHARARRRLAETAARNTSPPLNTTLAVVATDADLSKAQAQKLAGTAHDGIARAVRPVHLLNDGDTVFALATGGRALDAANPLALNEILAAGADMVTRAIVRAVRAAHPVDGPGGAWPSYGELYAEG from the coding sequence ATGACAGTTGACGCACTGACGGATGTCACCGGCCTGCGTGTGGGACACGCGACGCGCACCGGCGACGGTTGGCTCACCGGCACCACGGTCGTGCTCGCCCCGGAGGGCGGGGCCGTGGCCGCCGTGGACGTGCGGGGCGGCGGGCCCGGCACCAAGGAGACGGACGCGCTGGATCCGCGCAACGTGGTGCGGAAGGTGGAGGCGGTCGTGCTGACCGGCGGCAGCGCCTACGGGCTCGACGCCGCGTCGGGGGTGATGGCCTGGCTGGAGGAGCGTGGGCGCGGGATCCGTGTCGGGCCGGAAGCAGGGCAGGTCGTGCCGGTGGTGCCCGCCGCCTGCGTCTTCGATCTGGGGCGGGGCGGTGACTTCCGGGCCCGGCCGGACGCGGCGACCGGCCGGGCCGCGGTCGAGGCCGCCGCGGCGAGCGAGCTCGGCGCGCCGGTGCCCCAGGGGTGCGTCGGGGCGGGCACGGGAGCGGTGGCCGGGGTGGTGAAGGGCGGTATCGGCAGCGCGAGCACGGTGCTCGGCTCGGGGATCACGGTGGCCTCGCTGGTCGTGGCCAACGCGGCGGGATCGGCGGTGGATCCGGAAACGGGGGTGCTGTACGGGGAGTTGTTCGAGGGGCGGGTGGAGTACCCGGCGGAGGAGGTGCACGCGCGGGCGCGGCGGCGCCTCGCCGAGACGGCCGCGAGGAACACGTCGCCCCCGCTCAACACGACGCTCGCGGTGGTCGCCACGGACGCGGACCTGTCCAAGGCGCAGGCGCAGAAGCTGGCCGGCACGGCGCACGACGGCATCGCCCGTGCGGTGCGTCCGGTGCATCTCCTCAACGACGGGGACACGGTGTTCGCGCTGGCGACGGGCGGCCGGGCCCTGGACGCCGCGAACCCGCTCGCCCTGAACGAGATCCTCGCGGCGGGCGCGGACATGGTGACGCGCGCGATCGTCCGGGCCGTGCGGGCGGCGCACCCGGTGGACGGTCCGGGCGGGGCGTGGCCGTCGTACGGGGAGCTGTACGCGGAGGGCTGA
- a CDS encoding L,D-transpeptidase, which produces MTTPNISARRTLGACAALMVGALTLTACGGSANAKDDGKGGKGDPKTSVAKIAISAKDGSTGASINATGVKVSDGKLTEVKMTVAGSGQTVAGSVSGDGKVWKPKEQLERGTKYQISATAKDADGRTAAANSIFTTVTSSNSFIGTYTPDNGTTVGVGMPVSFTFDKAITDRKAVQSHITVSSSSGQKVVGHWFNGQRLDFRPEDYWKAGSKVTMKIDLDGVEGANGVYGVQKKTVTFTVGRSQVSTVDVNTQTMTVVRDGKTVKSIPISAGSPEHTTYNGQMVISEKFVQTRMNSRTVGLGGEYDIPDVPHAMRLTTSGTFIHGNYWYNKGNPPFGRQGTSHGCVGLADVQGAGGSTPAKWFYDNSLVGDVVIVKNSPDKTVAPDNGLNGWNMAWSQWVAGSAS; this is translated from the coding sequence GTGACAACGCCGAACATTTCAGCGCGGCGCACTCTGGGGGCCTGTGCCGCCCTGATGGTCGGCGCCCTGACGCTCACCGCCTGCGGGGGCAGCGCCAACGCCAAGGACGACGGGAAGGGTGGCAAGGGCGACCCGAAGACGTCGGTCGCGAAGATCGCCATCTCGGCGAAGGACGGTTCGACCGGCGCGTCCATCAACGCGACCGGCGTGAAGGTCAGCGACGGGAAGCTGACCGAGGTGAAGATGACCGTGGCGGGCAGCGGGCAGACCGTTGCGGGTTCGGTCTCCGGCGACGGCAAGGTGTGGAAGCCGAAGGAACAGCTGGAGCGCGGGACGAAGTACCAGATATCGGCGACCGCCAAGGACGCGGACGGCCGGACGGCCGCGGCCAACTCCATCTTCACGACGGTGACGTCGTCGAACAGCTTCATCGGGACGTACACGCCGGACAACGGCACGACGGTCGGCGTGGGCATGCCGGTGTCGTTCACCTTCGACAAGGCCATCACCGACCGGAAGGCCGTGCAGTCGCACATCACGGTCTCCTCCAGCAGCGGGCAGAAGGTCGTCGGGCACTGGTTCAACGGGCAGCGGCTCGACTTCCGTCCCGAGGACTACTGGAAGGCCGGCTCCAAGGTCACGATGAAGATCGACCTGGACGGGGTCGAGGGGGCGAACGGCGTCTACGGCGTGCAGAAGAAGACGGTCACCTTCACGGTGGGCCGTTCACAGGTCTCCACGGTCGACGTCAACACCCAGACCATGACGGTCGTGCGGGACGGCAAGACCGTCAAGTCGATCCCGATCTCGGCGGGCAGCCCGGAGCACACCACGTACAACGGGCAGATGGTGATCTCCGAGAAGTTCGTGCAGACCCGGATGAACAGCCGGACGGTCGGGCTGGGCGGGGAGTACGACATCCCGGACGTGCCGCACGCGATGCGTCTGACGACGTCGGGCACGTTCATCCACGGCAACTACTGGTACAACAAGGGCAACCCGCCCTTCGGCCGTCAGGGCACCAGCCACGGCTGCGTGGGTCTCGCCGACGTCCAGGGCGCGGGCGGCAGCACTCCGGCCAAGTGGTTCTACGACAACTCCCTCGTCGGGGACGTGGTGATCGTGAAGAACTCCCCCGACAAGACGGTGGCGCCGGACAACGGGCTCAACGGCTGGAACATGGCGTGGAGCCAGTGGGTCGCGGGCAGCGCCTCCTGA
- a CDS encoding DUF6227 family protein yields the protein MSVPYETAAYEPHDSPETPEEHLARLLGRALNSFELPDETIRRLDCALAHDGSLHSAHHSAGLHRETYRHTWLLADGSALTLWELVHNTAPGSDPHHEVYVDEEELRAATLRLPLPPDTPDFELPVTVQLSPVPAPRHAYAAENSADHARRLLRRAENTDRPGADTAALLATASGHQITQAFGRPCRAGRAGLGFSLYEHAFLLRDGEEVSLWEVEHTATPDGRHMCEVYASEDAAREAMERRASQLS from the coding sequence TTGAGCGTTCCGTACGAGACGGCAGCGTACGAACCCCACGACTCGCCCGAGACTCCGGAGGAGCACCTCGCGCGACTCCTCGGCCGCGCCCTGAACTCCTTCGAGCTACCGGACGAGACGATAAGGCGCCTGGACTGCGCGCTGGCGCACGACGGTTCGCTGCACTCCGCGCACCACAGCGCGGGCCTGCACCGGGAGACGTACCGGCACACGTGGCTGCTCGCCGACGGTTCCGCGCTCACGCTCTGGGAGCTCGTCCACAACACCGCGCCGGGCAGCGACCCGCATCACGAGGTGTACGTCGACGAGGAGGAGCTGCGCGCCGCCACCCTGCGGCTGCCGCTGCCGCCGGACACCCCGGACTTCGAACTGCCGGTGACGGTACAGCTGTCACCGGTCCCCGCTCCCCGGCACGCGTACGCCGCGGAGAACTCCGCGGACCACGCGCGCCGTTTACTGCGCCGGGCGGAGAACACGGACCGGCCGGGCGCGGACACGGCGGCCCTGCTGGCCACGGCGTCGGGGCACCAGATCACCCAGGCCTTCGGCCGCCCGTGCCGGGCGGGCCGGGCGGGCCTTGGCTTCTCGCTCTACGAGCACGCGTTCCTGCTGCGCGACGGCGAGGAGGTCTCCCTCTGGGAGGTCGAGCACACGGCGACGCCGGACGGGCGGCACATGTGCGAGGTGTACGCCAGCGAGGACGCGGCGCGCGAGGCGATGGAGCGGCGGGCTTCGCAACTCTCCTGA
- a CDS encoding PTS fructose transporter subunit IIABC, with protein sequence MSDMITADLVDLDLSADTKEAAARALAERMVALGRVTDLDGFLADVAAREAQMPTGLDGGIGIPHCRSAHVTEPTLAFGRSASGIDFGAADGPADLIFLIAAPAGADDAHLTILSSLARQLMNSEFTDALRAVGDAPAAAALIRGDEPDAPAPAGSEDTVASAGAASPAAATVTDDDTAAEEPSPERPFRIVAVTSCPTGIAHTYMAAESLENAGREAGVELTVEPQGSAGFTRLDPQVIAAADAVIFAHDVPVREKERFAGKATVDVGVKAGINRPAELIAEVREKAARGEVTSGSAPSSPVDRAGDSGEGYGTKLRKWLMSGVSYMVPFVAAGGLLIALGFAIGGYEVDKAPSVMDHFLWTQADSWAALLFQIGGVAFGFLVPVLAGYIAYGMADRPGIVPGFVGGMIASNINAGFLGGLAAGLIAGGVVMAIQKVNVPAALRGIMPVVVIPLISSAIVGFLMFVVIGKPIAEAQKGMTDWLNGLSGSNAILLGTLLGLMMCFDLGGPVNKVAYTFATAGIAVASPSDSAMKIMAAVMAAGMVPPLAMALATTVRGKLFTQTERENGKAAWVLGASFISEGAIPFAAADPLRVIPASMAGGAVTGALSMAFGATLRAPHGGIFVVPLIGNAFLYLIAIAAGVCVTTALVIVLKGLRKPVEGAAPASGEGGAARAAETKQPVAA encoded by the coding sequence ATGAGCGACATGATCACGGCGGACCTGGTCGACCTCGACCTGTCCGCCGACACCAAGGAAGCGGCGGCGCGAGCCCTCGCCGAGCGCATGGTGGCCCTGGGCCGGGTGACCGACCTGGACGGCTTCCTCGCCGACGTGGCAGCCCGCGAGGCCCAGATGCCGACCGGCCTCGACGGCGGCATCGGCATCCCGCACTGCCGCAGCGCGCACGTCACCGAGCCGACGCTCGCCTTCGGACGCAGCGCCTCCGGCATCGACTTCGGCGCTGCGGACGGCCCCGCCGACCTGATCTTCCTGATCGCCGCGCCGGCCGGTGCGGACGACGCCCATCTGACGATCCTGTCCTCGCTGGCCCGGCAGCTGATGAACAGCGAGTTCACCGACGCCCTGCGCGCGGTGGGCGACGCGCCGGCCGCGGCGGCCCTGATCCGCGGCGACGAGCCGGACGCACCCGCCCCGGCGGGTTCCGAAGACACCGTGGCGTCGGCGGGAGCGGCCTCTCCCGCCGCCGCCACGGTCACCGACGACGACACCGCCGCCGAAGAGCCCTCCCCGGAGCGGCCGTTCCGCATCGTCGCCGTCACCTCCTGCCCCACCGGCATCGCCCACACCTACATGGCGGCCGAGTCCCTGGAGAACGCCGGCCGCGAGGCGGGCGTGGAACTCACCGTCGAGCCCCAGGGCTCGGCCGGTTTCACCCGGCTCGACCCGCAGGTCATCGCGGCGGCCGACGCCGTGATCTTCGCCCACGACGTGCCCGTACGGGAGAAGGAGCGGTTCGCCGGCAAGGCCACCGTCGACGTCGGTGTGAAGGCGGGCATCAACCGCCCCGCCGAACTCATCGCCGAGGTCCGTGAGAAGGCCGCGCGCGGCGAGGTCACCTCCGGTTCCGCGCCGTCCTCCCCGGTGGACCGCGCGGGCGACTCCGGCGAGGGCTACGGCACCAAGCTGCGCAAGTGGCTGATGTCCGGCGTCAGTTACATGGTGCCGTTCGTCGCCGCGGGCGGTCTGCTGATCGCCCTCGGGTTCGCGATCGGCGGCTACGAGGTCGACAAGGCCCCGTCGGTGATGGACCACTTCCTGTGGACCCAGGCCGACAGCTGGGCCGCCCTGCTCTTCCAGATCGGCGGCGTCGCCTTCGGCTTCCTCGTCCCGGTCCTGGCCGGCTACATCGCCTACGGCATGGCCGACCGGCCCGGCATCGTCCCCGGGTTCGTCGGCGGCATGATCGCGTCCAACATCAACGCCGGCTTCCTCGGCGGCCTGGCGGCCGGTCTGATCGCCGGTGGCGTGGTGATGGCGATCCAGAAGGTGAACGTCCCGGCGGCGCTGCGCGGCATCATGCCGGTGGTGGTGATCCCGCTGATCTCCTCGGCGATCGTCGGGTTCCTGATGTTCGTCGTCATCGGCAAGCCCATCGCCGAGGCCCAGAAGGGCATGACCGACTGGCTGAACGGCCTGTCCGGCAGCAACGCGATCCTGCTCGGCACCCTCCTCGGCCTGATGATGTGCTTCGACCTCGGCGGCCCCGTCAACAAGGTCGCCTACACCTTCGCCACGGCCGGCATCGCGGTGGCCAGCCCCAGCGACTCGGCGATGAAGATCATGGCCGCGGTGATGGCGGCCGGCATGGTCCCGCCGCTGGCCATGGCCCTGGCGACGACCGTGCGCGGCAAGCTCTTCACCCAGACCGAGCGCGAGAACGGCAAGGCCGCCTGGGTGCTCGGCGCCTCCTTCATCTCCGAGGGCGCGATCCCGTTCGCCGCGGCCGACCCGCTGCGCGTCATCCCGGCCTCCATGGCCGGCGGCGCGGTCACCGGTGCCCTGTCGATGGCCTTCGGCGCCACCCTGCGCGCCCCGCACGGCGGCATCTTCGTGGTCCCGCTGATCGGCAACGCGTTCCTCTACCTGATCGCCATCGCCGCGGGCGTCTGCGTCACGACGGCCCTGGTGATCGTCCTCAAGGGCCTGCGCAAGCCGGTCGAGGGTGCCGCGCCGGCCTCCGGCGAGGGCGGCGCGGCCCGGGCAGCGGAGACGAAGCAGCCCGTCGCGGCGTGA